One Methanoculleus sp. 7T genomic window carries:
- a CDS encoding methanogenesis marker 16 metalloprotein has product MKTITEIDEKIRNGSAVVYTAAEFKRLIREGAEVSAADVDVVTTGTCGVMSGTAAILSVPVAEPGTFERAERVWLNGVPCMPGPCPNERLGLLDLIVSGTAHAGAGYGGGHLFRDIVEGREIEVVAEAADRSVEARVTIDDFSYARLFTTRTAYRNYTAYVNTQPTRIKTIFSIEGLEGPCREVSVSGCGEINPLQNDPLGLAVGAGTPVLLNGSVGMVTGEGTRSTPERPNLTVIADMAGMRPRYMGGFKTSAGPECITSLGVAVPVLDDRQVAGLRVLDEEIPLPVADINTRAVLGEATYADVWQRPDREVTYYPEWCEECSTCVVATLCPTGAFSRKTGIDPDRCLACTACLTACPNDALEAGEGSLRVRGRKIPITLRQSGRTLAEDLCRDLKEMVLDRRFTFTGGGMR; this is encoded by the coding sequence ATGAAGACGATTACAGAGATCGACGAGAAGATCCGGAACGGTTCGGCGGTCGTCTACACCGCTGCGGAGTTCAAGCGCCTCATCCGCGAGGGGGCGGAAGTCTCGGCCGCGGACGTGGACGTGGTCACCACCGGGACCTGCGGGGTGATGTCGGGGACCGCGGCGATCCTCTCGGTGCCGGTTGCGGAGCCGGGAACCTTCGAGCGGGCGGAGCGGGTCTGGCTCAATGGAGTCCCCTGCATGCCCGGCCCCTGCCCGAACGAGCGCCTCGGGCTCCTCGACCTGATCGTCTCCGGGACCGCCCATGCCGGGGCCGGCTACGGGGGCGGACACCTCTTCCGCGATATCGTCGAGGGCCGCGAGATCGAGGTGGTGGCGGAGGCCGCCGACCGCTCGGTCGAGGCACGGGTGACCATCGACGACTTCTCCTACGCCCGGCTCTTCACCACCCGGACCGCCTACCGGAACTACACCGCCTACGTCAACACCCAGCCGACCCGGATAAAGACGATCTTCTCCATCGAGGGGCTCGAGGGGCCCTGCCGAGAGGTCTCGGTCAGCGGGTGCGGCGAGATCAACCCCCTCCAGAACGACCCGCTCGGGCTCGCGGTCGGTGCCGGGACGCCGGTCCTCCTGAACGGCTCCGTCGGCATGGTGACCGGCGAAGGGACCCGGAGCACCCCCGAGCGGCCCAACCTCACGGTTATCGCCGATATGGCCGGGATGCGGCCCCGCTACATGGGCGGGTTTAAAACCTCCGCCGGGCCGGAGTGCATCACGAGCCTCGGCGTCGCCGTCCCGGTCCTCGACGACCGGCAGGTCGCGGGGCTCCGCGTCCTCGACGAGGAGATCCCCCTCCCGGTCGCCGACATCAACACCCGGGCCGTCCTCGGGGAGGCGACCTACGCCGATGTCTGGCAACGGCCCGACCGTGAGGTGACCTACTACCCCGAGTGGTGTGAGGAGTGCTCGACCTGTGTTGTGGCTACGCTCTGCCCCACCGGTGCGTTCTCCCGGAAGACCGGTATCGACCCTGACCGCTGTCTTGCCTGCACCGCCTGTCTCACTGCCTGCCCGAACGACGCCCTTGAGGCCGGCGAGGGCTCGCTCCGGGTCAGGGGACGGAAGATCCCGATCACCCTCCGCCAGTCGGGCCGGACGCTCGCCGAAGACCTCTGCCGGGACTTAAAAGAGATGGTCCTCGACCGCCGGTTCACCTTCACGGGGGGCGGGATGCGGTGA
- a CDS encoding (Fe-S)-binding protein → MTWRPPGKDCGACGAPTCEAFLTLVREGKKDLPDCVFYRTGTAPSRFEGEALHSGRDILGVEYDFIIEPLPGEVSARKIILPFRPDLVEKWGIVPGDIVVGRPAGAGCPVQHVLSVLHASPVSGLLTCLVVGPQASRGGGFKDIEAYHIVGFEGICRTVRREPIFGMRQRFLPGYCMMNLAHTGVVNMVLAQSSGLHVRVEDIRLL, encoded by the coding sequence GTGACATGGAGACCGCCCGGGAAGGACTGCGGGGCCTGCGGCGCCCCGACCTGCGAGGCGTTCCTCACCCTGGTCCGAGAGGGAAAGAAGGACCTCCCTGACTGCGTCTTTTACCGCACCGGGACCGCCCCCTCCCGGTTCGAGGGCGAGGCCCTCCATTCCGGCCGGGACATCCTCGGTGTGGAGTACGACTTCATCATTGAGCCCCTCCCCGGGGAGGTCTCGGCCCGGAAGATCATCCTCCCTTTCCGCCCGGATCTCGTGGAGAAGTGGGGGATTGTGCCCGGGGATATCGTCGTCGGGAGGCCGGCCGGTGCGGGCTGCCCGGTCCAGCACGTCCTCTCGGTCCTCCATGCAAGCCCGGTGAGCGGTCTTCTCACCTGCCTGGTCGTCGGCCCGCAGGCCTCGCGGGGCGGAGGATTTAAGGACATTGAGGCCTACCACATCGTCGGTTTCGAGGGGATTTGCCGGACGGTGCGGCGCGAACCCATCTTCGGGATGCGGCAGCGGTTCCTGCCCGGCTACTGCATGATGAATCTCGCACATACTGGTGTCGTGAACATGGTCCTCGCACAGTCCTCGGGTCTCCATGTGCGGGTGGAGGATATTAGATTACTATGA
- a CDS encoding GTP-binding protein — protein sequence MRLAVVAGPPSAGKTAVVRQAIRSLRDRHRIAYLKIDVVRAFEDEELAAEFGIPARKVYSGDLCPDHAGVMVMRDAIAWAEEEGADLLLVESAGLCLRCSPYTTQGLGIVVLSAISGTNTPLKMAAMLALADIAVVTRIDLVSQAEKEVFRERIREVNPALDIVETNALQGTGMRYLLRAIEEYPAITDPDAIVLRGAPPLGVCTICIGKTEIGWQHHFGVVRRLEGADYLYRGD from the coding sequence ATGAGGCTCGCCGTCGTCGCCGGACCACCGTCAGCCGGGAAGACCGCCGTCGTCCGGCAGGCCATCCGCTCCCTCCGAGATCGGCACCGGATCGCCTACCTCAAGATCGACGTCGTCCGGGCGTTTGAGGACGAGGAACTCGCGGCAGAGTTCGGTATTCCGGCGCGGAAGGTCTATTCAGGCGACCTCTGCCCGGACCACGCCGGGGTGATGGTGATGCGGGACGCCATCGCCTGGGCCGAGGAGGAGGGCGCCGACCTCCTCCTGGTCGAGAGCGCGGGTCTCTGTCTCCGCTGCTCCCCCTACACGACGCAGGGGCTCGGGATCGTCGTCCTCTCCGCAATCTCGGGGACGAACACGCCCCTGAAGATGGCCGCGATGCTCGCCCTCGCCGACATCGCGGTCGTGACCAGGATCGACCTCGTCTCGCAGGCCGAGAAAGAGGTCTTCCGGGAGCGGATCCGAGAGGTGAACCCCGCTCTCGATATCGTGGAGACGAACGCCCTCCAGGGGACCGGGATGCGCTATCTCCTCCGGGCCATCGAGGAATACCCCGCGATAACCGACCCCGACGCCATCGTGCTCCGGGGTGCGCCGCCGCTTGGGGTCTGCACAATCTGCATCGGGAAGACGGAGATCGGGTGGCAGCACCACTTCGGGGTCGTCCGGAGACTCGAGGGCGCCGACTACCTCTACCGGGGTGACTGA
- a CDS encoding ATP-binding cassette domain-containing protein, whose protein sequence is MDPTPIREITILPGRSRSGEPERFEAIVIRPGDTISIVGPTGSGKSALINDIEVFAKNDTATGRTVLVNGAYPPEEFVRDPAHKPVALITQNTRCLADLTVEEFLTMHVRSRKIEDEGVVGRTIDLANEFTGEKIRADARMTALSGGQTRSLLVADAVLIAAAPVLLLDEVENAGIFKERVIEVLRAGGKAVIFVTHDPLVSLLSARRIVMRDGAVERVIEPDGRENEALREARRLDGILRRMREEIRAGNLITEPVGA, encoded by the coding sequence ATGGACCCCACACCCATCCGGGAGATCACGATCCTCCCCGGCCGGAGCCGGAGCGGCGAGCCGGAACGGTTCGAGGCGATCGTCATCCGCCCGGGCGACACGATATCCATCGTCGGCCCCACCGGCTCCGGGAAGAGCGCCCTCATCAACGACATCGAGGTCTTCGCCAAAAACGACACCGCCACGGGACGGACGGTCCTCGTCAACGGCGCCTACCCGCCTGAAGAGTTCGTCCGCGACCCGGCGCATAAACCCGTCGCCCTGATCACCCAGAACACCCGGTGCCTCGCCGACCTCACGGTTGAGGAATTTCTTACGATGCACGTCCGGTCCCGGAAGATCGAGGATGAGGGCGTCGTCGGCCGGACGATCGACCTCGCAAACGAGTTCACGGGCGAGAAGATCCGAGCCGATGCCCGGATGACCGCGCTCTCCGGCGGGCAGACCCGCTCGCTCCTGGTGGCAGACGCCGTCCTCATCGCGGCTGCCCCGGTCCTCCTCCTCGACGAGGTGGAGAACGCCGGGATCTTCAAGGAGCGGGTGATCGAGGTCCTCCGGGCCGGTGGGAAGGCGGTCATCTTCGTCACGCACGACCCCCTCGTCTCCCTCCTCTCGGCCCGGCGGATCGTCATGCGGGACGGGGCGGTCGAGCGGGTCATCGAGCCGGACGGCCGGGAGAACGAGGCCCTCCGGGAGGCCCGTCGTCTCGACGGCATCCTCCGCCGGATGCGGGAGGAGATCCGGGCCGGCAACCTGATCACGGAACCGGTCGGGGCATGA
- a CDS encoding helix-turn-helix domain-containing protein yields MLSRRIFETDFTEALQEELARQDMSVRELADRAGIPPATLYKLTSGRTDPRLSTVRRIVNVLEPREKSFIAVIAARFLLDELDNRDIEIGNRKYRIRGYSADSLDECIIAAVRADKEGALGIICAPILAPIVEKIVDCPVAIIKPQQRTLIEAIETIAKRV; encoded by the coding sequence ATGCTTTCGAGAAGGATCTTCGAGACTGATTTTACCGAGGCGCTCCAGGAGGAACTGGCCCGCCAGGATATGAGCGTCCGGGAACTCGCGGACCGGGCGGGGATCCCGCCCGCAACGCTCTACAAACTCACGTCAGGGAGGACGGACCCGCGTCTCTCCACCGTCCGGCGGATCGTCAACGTCCTCGAACCGAGGGAGAAGAGTTTCATCGCCGTGATTGCGGCGCGGTTCCTGCTGGACGAACTGGACAACCGCGATATCGAGATCGGGAATCGGAAATACCGGATCCGGGGCTACTCGGCGGACTCACTCGATGAGTGCATCATCGCCGCGGTGCGGGCGGATAAGGAGGGAGCGCTCGGGATCATCTGCGCCCCCATCCTTGCGCCGATCGTGGAGAAGATCGTCGACTGCCCGGTGGCGATCATCAAGCCGCAGCAGCGGACGCTTATTGAAGCGATCGAGACGATAGCAAAGAGGGTTTAG
- a CDS encoding phospholipase C/P1 nuclease family protein, producing MNGKVGIRALPVLLTLLLVCTAITPVVAEDVPALRPQPVESLEKGVPPNIELMQVADNIKDSTPYWILLAAGEPERQIILEWVSELNVPEDEEDRMSMFLQEIWRKYPVMIEKEGNTIHMSFTPGAQYTKLTENENRMLEEISTAITKVQFDLYNAEVSPEWHGGQHSDIIYLSVKKWGYSDALANEASVAADDPDTWPSIVPPSGYEEFDDFINTVCHSWDHYYNPTLGTGWAPLRCGEFSGSAKDKIDQYDWEGGMRDLGWSSHFMTDVGNPLHTGNEVEQAAFPWVHFAYEDYVGNNWMAGYQFKNVVANNWEYHAVYSPDLTTRLLAGFSKNYEDTVYSTIFFYPDSFDSNQNLRAATEACLLSTAKDTLGLVKYVTD from the coding sequence ATGAATGGAAAAGTTGGAATACGGGCACTTCCTGTGCTCCTAACATTGTTACTGGTTTGTACGGCAATTACTCCTGTGGTTGCCGAAGATGTGCCAGCTCTCCGACCGCAACCCGTGGAGAGCCTGGAGAAAGGAGTACCGCCCAATATCGAACTCATGCAGGTTGCTGATAACATTAAGGACTCAACGCCGTACTGGATCTTGCTGGCAGCCGGTGAGCCCGAGAGACAAATCATCCTAGAATGGGTAAGTGAACTCAATGTTCCTGAGGACGAAGAAGACCGAATGAGTATGTTTCTTCAAGAGATCTGGAGGAAATATCCTGTAATGATTGAAAAAGAGGGTAATACTATTCATATGTCCTTTACCCCAGGGGCACAGTATACTAAATTAACAGAAAACGAAAATCGAATGCTCGAAGAGATCTCGACAGCGATTACTAAGGTCCAGTTTGATCTATATAACGCGGAGGTTTCTCCTGAATGGCATGGAGGTCAACACTCAGATATAATCTATCTGTCTGTTAAGAAATGGGGATATTCGGATGCTTTAGCGAATGAGGCAAGTGTTGCTGCAGACGATCCCGATACTTGGCCATCGATAGTCCCGCCATCTGGATATGAAGAATTTGATGATTTTATCAACACAGTTTGTCACTCTTGGGATCACTACTACAATCCCACCTTGGGAACAGGTTGGGCACCCCTCAGATGTGGAGAGTTCTCTGGAAGTGCAAAGGATAAAATCGATCAGTATGACTGGGAAGGTGGAATGCGTGACCTTGGTTGGTCAAGTCATTTCATGACCGATGTCGGCAATCCCCTGCACACTGGTAATGAGGTCGAGCAGGCAGCTTTCCCATGGGTTCACTTTGCATATGAGGACTATGTAGGGAACAATTGGATGGCCGGATATCAGTTCAAAAATGTCGTCGCGAACAATTGGGAGTACCATGCTGTCTACTCACCCGACCTGACGACCCGGTTACTGGCGGGATTCTCAAAGAACTACGAAGACACTGTTTACTCGACGATCTTCTTTTATCCCGATAGCTTTGATTCTAACCAGAATCTAAGAGCGGCTACAGAGGCGTGTCTGCTTTCAACTGCAAAGGACACTCTGGGGTTGGTAAAATACGTGACCGATTGA